One Brassica napus cultivar Da-Ae chromosome C4, Da-Ae, whole genome shotgun sequence genomic region harbors:
- the LOC125585144 gene encoding importin beta-like SAD2 homolog: MDLSNLAVIIAAAACSPNPDERKAAEQSLDQIKHTPQHLIRVLQIVVDGGCDPAVRQAASIHFKNFIAKHWDPHSGDQSKILPSDKNVVRDQILVYVSQLPPILRVQMGECLKTLIYADYPEQWPHLLDWVKHNLQDQQVYGALFVLRIMSSKYEFKSDEDRAPIYRVVEETFPHLLNIFDKLVQIESPSLEVADHIKLICKIFWSCIYLELPRPLFVPNFFNAWMVLFLNILERPVPLEGQPEDPELRKSWGWWKTKKWVAHILNRLYTRFGDLKLQNPENKAFAQMFQTNYAAKILECHLKLLNVIRIGGYLPDRVINLILQYLSNSIPKNSMYTLLQPHLDVLLFEIIFPLMCFNDDDQVLWDEDPHEYVRKGYDIIEDLYSPRTASMDFVTELVRKRGKDNFPKFIQFIVGIFKRYGEAPLEQKPYRQKDGALLAVGTLCDKLRQTEPYKSELENMLVQHVFPEFSSPAGHLRAKAAWVAGQYANINFSDQTNFSKALHCVISGMRDPELPVRVDSVFALRSFIDACKNLDEIRPVLPQLLDEFFKLMNEVENEDLAFTLETIVYKFGEEISPYALGLCQNLASAFWKCVDTDNGDDEADDTGALAAVGCLRAISTILESISSLPHLYGQIEPYLLPIMRKMLTTDGQDVFEEVLEIVSYITTFSPTISLDMWSLWPLIMEALVDWAIDFFPNILVPLHNYISRGTEHYLTCKQPDYQQSLWSVISSLMANKNIDDSDLEPAPKLLGIVLQTCKGHVDQCMEPYLRITLDRLRGAEKSSFKCLLIEVVANAFYYNAPLTLGILQRLGFATDILTIWLHMLQEKKKNGAHANFKGEHDKKVCILGLTSILSLPAGQLPGEVLPHVFRALLELLVGYKDQLAEAAKAEEEEDEEDGDDDNMDDFETDDEDDEDDEENPDETDESKLRKLAAQAKDFRSYSDDDDEFSEDDYSDEELDSPIDEVDPFILFMDAVTAMQATDSLRFQSLRQTLDPHYEGLANNIAQHTEQRRAEILKEQLEKQASTTVLS; the protein is encoded by the exons ATGGATCTGTCTAACCTCGCAGTAATCATTGCTGCGGCTGCTTGCAGTCCCAATCCCGACGAGCGTAAAGCTGCTGAGCAGAGTCTTGATCAG ATTAAGCACACTCCGCAGCATTTGATAAGAGTTTTGCAAATTGTTGTTGACGGTGGATGTGACCCTGCTGTGCGCCAAGCTGCTAGTATCCATTTCAAGAACTTCATCGCTAAGCACTGGGATCCTCATTCTG GTGATCAGAGCAAGATCTTGCCAAGTGATAAGAATGTTGTCAGGGACCAGATTCTTGTTTATGTCTCTCAACTTCCACCTATTTTGAG AGTTCAAATGGGAGAGTGTTTGAAGACATTGATTTACGCTGACTATCCTGAGCAATGGCCCCATCTCCTGGACTGGGTGAAGCATAACTTGCAAGATCAACAAGTTTATGGAGCCTTGTTTGTGTTGCGGATTATGTCTTCAAAATACGA GTTCAAGTCAGATGAAGACAGAGCACCCATTTACCGGGTAGTCGAAGAGACGTTTCCACATCTCTTGAATATATTCGACAAGCTCGTCCAAATTGAAAGTCCTTCTCTTGAAGTTGCAGACCATATCAAGCTTATTTGCAAGATATTCTGGTCATGCATTTAT CTAGAGCTTCCGAGACCATTGTTTGTTCCAAACTTTTTTAATGCTTGGATGGTTCTGTTCCTAAACATTTTGGAACGTCCTGTTCCCTTAGAAGGCCAACCTGAAGACCCTGAGCTTAGAAAATCATGGGGATGGTGGAAGACCAAGAAGTGGGTTGCTCACATTTTAAACAGGCTGTACACTCG GTTTGGAGATCTGAAACTTCAGAATCCAGAAAATAAAGCCTTCGCCCAAATGTTTCAGACGAACTACGCTGCCAAGATACTGGAGTGCCACTTGAAATTGTTGAATGTCATTCGTATCGGTGGATATCTTCCTGACAGAGTCATCAACCTAATTCTTCAATATCTAAGCAACAG TATCCCGAAGAATAGCATGTACACCTTACTGCAGCCCCACCTTGATGTTCTACTATTTGAGATCATTTTCCCTCTAATGTGCTTCAATGATGATGATCAAGTACTCTGGGATGAAGACCCGCATGAGTATGTGAGGAAGGGTTATG ATATAATTGAAGATCTGTACAGTCCCAGGACTGCATCTATGGACTTCGTGACTGAGCTGGTCAGAAAGCGTGGAAAAGACAACTTCCCAAAGTTTATACAGTTCATTGTGGGCATTTTTAAGAG ATATGGTGAAGCACCTCTAGAACAAAAGCCCTATCGTCAAAAGGATGGTGCTCTGCTTGCTGTTGGGACACTCTGTGATAAACTTAGGCAGACCGAACCCTACAAATCGGAGCTGGAGAATATGTTAGTGCAACATGTTTTTCCTGAATTCAGCAGCCCAGCTGGTCATCTTAGAGCCAAG GCTGCGTGGGTTGCAGGGCAGTACGCGAACATTAATTTTTCAGACCAAACCAACTTTTCCAAGGCACTGCATTGTGTTATCTCCGGAATGCGTGATCCAGAACTTCCTGTTCGGGTGGACTCAGTCTTTGCTTTGCGTTCATTCATTGACGCCTGCAAAA ATTTAGATGAGATCCGTCCAGTTTTGCCTCAACTTCTTGACG AATTTTTCAAGCTAATGAATGAAGTTGAAAACGAAGATCTTGCATTTACTTTAGAGACTATCGTGTATAAGTTTGGAGAGGAGATTTCTCCTTATGCTTTGGGTTTGTGCCAGAACTTG GCCAGTGCATTCTGGAAGTGTGTCGATACTGACAACggtgatgatgaagctgatgataCTGGTGCGTTGGCTGCTGTGGGATGTCTCCGTGCCATCAGTACAATTCTTGAATCTATCAGTAGTCTCCCTCATCTCTATGGTCAGATTGAACCATACTTGTTGCCAATAATGCGTAAAATGCTGACAACTGATGGTCAAG ATGTGTTCGAGGAGGTCCTTGAGATCGTCTCGTACATTACTACTTTTTCACCCACGATATCGTTGGACATGTGGAGTTTATGGCCTTTAATAATGGAAGCACTCGTGGATTGGGCTATTGACTTCTTCCCAA ACATATTGGTCCCTCTGCACAACTACATATCCCGGGGGACTGAGCATTATCTCACTTGCAAGCAACCAGATTACCAACAAAGTCTTTGGAGTGTGATATCTTCG CTTATGGCAAACAAGAATATTGATGATAGTGACCTTGAGCCAGCTCCGAAGCTATTAGGGATCGTGCTTCAGACCTGTAAGGGCCATGTGGACCAATGTATGGAGCCTTACTTGAGAATCACATTAGATCGGCTACGAGGTGCTGAGAAATCTTCCTTTAAATGTCTTCTGATTGAAGTG GTTGCAAATGCCTTCTACTACAATGCCCCTTTGACACTGGGCATATTGCAACGCTTGGGTTTCGCAACCGATATTTTGACTATATGGCTCCACATGCtgcaagaaaagaagaagaatggtgCACATGCTAACTTCAAGGG AGAGCATGATAAGAAAGTTTGCATCTTGGGTTTGACGTCAATTCTCAGTCTTCCTGCTGGTCAATTACCCGgagaagtcttgccacatgtatTCAGGGCTCTTCTTGAGCTTTTAGTGGGATACAAGGATCAACTTGCTG AAGCTGCAAAggcagaagaggaagaagatgaagaagatggtgatgaCGACAACATGGATGACTTTGAGacagatgatgaagatgatgaagatgatgaggagaaTCCAGATGAAACTGATGAAAGTAAACTCCGCAAGCTAGCAGCACAG GCAAAGGACTTCCGCTCTTAcagcgatgatgatgatgagtttTCAGAGGATGATTATAGCGATGAGGAATTAGACTCTCCAATTGATGAAGTGGATCCTTTCATACTCTTCATGGATGCTGTCACAG CAATGCAAGCAACGGACTCGCTCAGGTTCCAAAGCCTTAGGCAGACACTAGACCCGCACTACGAAGGGCTCGCAAACAATATCGCTCAGCACACGGAGCAGAGAAGAGCTGAGATACTAAAGGAGCAACTTGAAAAGCAAGCATCCACAACAGTTCTTTCCTGA